A genomic segment from Vicia villosa cultivar HV-30 ecotype Madison, WI unplaced genomic scaffold, Vvil1.0 ctg.001908F_1_1, whole genome shotgun sequence encodes:
- the LOC131637079 gene encoding small ubiquitin-related modifier 1-like yields the protein MSNMASNDDTLASKGNTSVKAEDDGIVYVKISIRGLDGRELFFKVNQDTFLERAFRKYCEVMELEYDTMHFMLDDGERIRGERQTPKMLNIENGTEIVAAKPQTGGGSSTL from the exons ATGAGCAATATGGCTTCAAATGATGATACATTGGCTAGTAAAGGAAATACCTCAGTTAAAGCAGAAGATGATGGCATTGTTTATGTCAAAATTTCAATCAGAGGTTTG GATGGAAGAGAGTTGTTCTTCAAAGTGAACCAAGACACATTTTTAGAAAGAGCATTCAGGAAATACTGTGAAGTGATGGAGTTGGAATATGATACCATGCACTTTATGCTTGATGATGGTGAGAGGATTAGAGGGGAACGTCAAACACCAAAAATG TTGAATATCGAAAATGGTACGGAGATTGTTGCTGCAAAACCTCAAACAGGAGGTGGGAGTTCAACTCTGTAA
- the LOC131637080 gene encoding AAA-ATPase At5g57480-like — MKEYWGSLASILGVFAFCQTILQTLFPPELRFASAKLFGKIFNCFSAYCFFEITENDGVNTNELYNAVQLYLSSSASITGNRLTLTRAVNSSAFTFGLANNDSIVDMFNGANVVWEHVVTQRNSQAPSWRPVPDEKRSFILRIKKKDKRLILNSYLDYIMEKASEIRRKNQDRLLYTNSRGGSFEPRVHPWESVPFKHPSTFDTLAMDPVKKKEIMEDLQDFAKGQGFYEKTGRAWKRGYLLYGPPGTGKSSMIAAMANFLGYDIYDLELTQVHNNSELRKLLMKTSSKSIIVIEDIDCSINLTNRKNKKNNVSGLGLGCGSVSSRSYYEFGVGEMMIGGAGAGAGEENGNGNSITLSGLLNFTDGLWSCCGSERIFVFTTNHIEKLDPALLRSGRMDMHIFMSYCSIQALKILLRNYLGCEEGVDLDESILKELEEVIEMARMTPADISEVLIKNRRKKEKAVDELLEILKVRAERNAKNGGVVGSGKSNGEGDEDEEEEEEKEKRGLDSDSPREEYEVEDDCKEGLEEEEKIK, encoded by the coding sequence ATGAAAGAATATTGGGGTTCTCTAGCATCAATTCTTGGTGTATTTGCTTTCTGTCAAACCATTCTTCAAACACTTTTCCCACCAGAGCTTCGTTTCGCTTCAGCGAAGCTTTTCGGCAAAATCTTCAACTGTTTCTCAGCTTACTGTTTCTTCGAAATCACCGAGAATGACGGCGTTAACACCAACGAACTCTACAACGCCGTTCAGCTTTACTTAAGCTCTTCCGCCTCAATCACCGGTAACCGCTTAACCCTAACACGCGCCGTTAACTCGAGCGCTTTCACTTTCGGTCTCGCCAACAATGACAGCATCGTCGATATGTTTAACGGTGCTAACGTCGTTTGGGAGCATGTTGTTACTCAGAGAAACTCTCAAGCACCATCATGGCGTCCGGTGCCAGATGAAAAACGCAGTTTCATTCTTCGGATTAAGAAGAAAGATAAACGGTTGATTTTGAATAGTTATTTGGATTACATTATGGAGAAAGCCAGTGAAATTCGGAGAAAAAACCAGGACCGTTTGTTGTATACAAATTCTCGAGGTGGATCGTTTGAGCCTAGGGTTCATCCATGGGAATCTGTGCCGTTTAAACATCCAAGCACTTTTGATACGTTGGCTATGGATcctgtgaagaagaaagaaattaTGGAGGATTTGCAAGATTTTGCTAAAGGACAAGGGTTTTATGAGAAAACTGGTAGGGCTTGGAAAAGAGGTTATCTTCTTTATGGTCCACCAGGGACTGGAAAATCTAGCATGATTGCTGCTATGGCTAATTTTCTTGGTTATGATATTTATGATTTGGAGTTAACTCAAGTTCATAATAATTCTGAACTTCGAAAGCTTCTTATGAAAACAAGTTCCAAGTCTATTATTGTTATTGAGGATATTGATTGTTCTATAAACCTAACTAAcagaaaaaacaagaaaaacaatgTTTCTGGTTTGGGTTTGGGTTGTGGTTCAGTTTCTTCTAGGAGTTACTATGAGTTTGGTGTTGGTGAGATGATGATAGGTGGTGCTGGTGCTGGTGCTGGTGAAGAGAATGGGAATGGGAATTCGATAACGCTTTCTGGGTTGTTGAATTTTACGGATGGGTTATGGTCTTGTTGTGGGAGTGAGAGGATATTTGTGTTTACAACAAACCACATTGAGAAGCTTGATCCTGCTTTGTTGAGAAGTGGGAGAATGGATATGCATATTTTCATGAGTTATTGTTCTATACAAGCTTTGAAGATTTTGTTGAGGAATTACTTGGGGTGTGAAGAGGGTGTTGATTTGGATGAGTCTATTTTGAAGGAATTGGAGGAAGTTATTGAAATGGCAAGGATGACACCCGCGGATATAAGCGAGGTTTTGATTAAGAAtcggagaaagaaagagaaagctgTGGATGAATTGTTGGAGATTTTGAAGGTGAGAGCAGAGAGGAATGCAAAAAATGGTGGTGTTGTTGGGAGTGGGAAA